The sequence GTCGTCGATCCGCTCGCGGTTGACGTAGGTGCCGTTCAGCGAGCCGACGTCCCGGACCCGGTAGGCACCGGGCTCCCGCAGGAACTCGGCGTGGCGACGAGACACCGTGATGTCGTCGAGGAAGATGTCGCTGTCGGGATGCCGACCGGCGCGCGTGACGTCCTTGTCGAGCACGAAGCGGGCCCCGGTCGCCGGCCCGCGCTTGACGACGAGCAGGCCGGCTCCCTCGGCCAGCTCGCCGACGTTCAGCCCGACCTCCTCCTCGCCGAGCTCGCCGAGCGCGTCCTCGGGGACGAACGTCACGGTGGTGTCCGTCGTCGCTGCGAGCGCGGCACCGCAGGACGAGCAGAAGTTCACGCCCGGGGGGTTGCGGTGCCCGCAGTTGTGACAGAACACGGCGACAACGGTAGCCGGTCGCCTCGCGGCGCGCCCCGGAGGAAGCCCTCAGGAGGTCGTGAGGGCGACGTAGGCCGCGGCGCCGAGGAGGTCGTCGGCCTCGGCCGGGTCGCTCGCCTCGAGGACGCACAGCCACCCCTCCCCGTAGGGGTCGCGGTTCAGCTGCTCGGGCGCCTCCGACAGGGCGTGGTTGACCTCGACGACGACGCCCGAGACCGGCGCGTAGACCTCGGAGACCGACTTCGTCGACTCGACCTCGCCGAGCATCGCGCCCTTCTCCACGCGGGTGCCGACGGCGGGGAGCTCGACGAAGACGACGTCACCGAGCGCCTCCTGCGCGAAGTCGGTGATCCCGACGCGGGCGCGGCGCCCGTCGATCTCGACCCACTCGTGGTCGCTCGTGTAGCGCAGGTGCTCGGGCACGTCCACGGGCGACATGGTAGCCAGCCGCGCCGGCGCGAGACGGGGTCACAGCTCGCCGAGGAGGGCCTCGATCGCCGCGACGGCCCGTCCGGCACGCGCCCTGGCGGCGTCCGCACTGTCGCCCTCGGCGAAGACGTGGGTGAGGGGCTCCTCGGGATCGGGGACGACGAGCGTCCAGCCGGCCGCGTCGATGACCTTCACGCCGTCGACGAGCACCACGTCGTCGCCCCGGGCCTGCTCGAGGACGGCGCGCATGACGCTGCCCTTGTGGTCGAAGGGCGTGTGCACGTCCTCCTCCACGATCCACACCGGCGGCAGGCAGGCCACCACGTCGGACAGGCGCACGTCGCTGCGCGCCAGGAGCTCGAGGAGGTGGACGAGCGCGGCGACCGCGTCGAGGGCGGGGAGGAAGCACGGGAAGGCGAACCCGCCGGCGGTGTCGGCGGCGAGGTCGGCGTCCGTCGTGGCGGCGAGCTCGAGCAGGTTGGAGGTGCCGAGCTTGGTCCAGACCACCTCCGCCCCGAGGTCGGCGCACAGCTCGTTGAGCCGCCAGGTGGCGTTCACGGGTACGGCGAGCTTCGCGCCGGTGATCGAG comes from Acidimicrobiales bacterium and encodes:
- a CDS encoding FHA domain-containing protein, whose product is MFCHNCGHRNPPGVNFCSSCGAALAATTDTTVTFVPEDALGELGEEEVGLNVGELAEGAGLLVVKRGPATGARFVLDKDVTRAGRHPDSDIFLDDITVSRRHAEFLREPGAYRVRDVGSLNGTYVNRERIDDAVLSSGDEVQIGKFKLLFLAPRTA
- the gcvH gene encoding glycine cleavage system protein GcvH gives rise to the protein MSPVDVPEHLRYTSDHEWVEIDGRRARVGITDFAQEALGDVVFVELPAVGTRVEKGAMLGEVESTKSVSEVYAPVSGVVVEVNHALSEAPEQLNRDPYGEGWLCVLEASDPAEADDLLGAAAYVALTTS